A window of the Macaca nemestrina isolate mMacNem1 chromosome X, mMacNem.hap1, whole genome shotgun sequence genome harbors these coding sequences:
- the LOC105499314 gene encoding LOW QUALITY PROTEIN: large ribosomal subunit protein eL42 (The sequence of the model RefSeq protein was modified relative to this genomic sequence to represent the inferred CDS: deleted 1 base in 1 codon), translating to MIAPTDSHEEVRSGTSYILPFAAQLLSFFRAGIALASMVNVPKTRRTFCKKCGKHQPHKVTQYKKGKDSLYAQGKRRYDRKQSGYGGQTKPIFRKKAKTTKKIVLRLECVEPNCRSKRMLAIKRCKHFELGGDKKRKGQVIQF from the exons ATGATTGCTCCTACCGACTCCCATGAGGAAGTGCGATCGGGAACCTCCTATATACTTCCGTTTGCGGCgcagcttctttctttcttc cgtGCCGGTATCGCTCTCGCAAGCATG GTTAACGTCCCTAAAACCCGCCGGACTTTCTGTAAGAAGTGTGGCAAGCACCAACCCCACAAAGTGACACAGTACAAGAAGGGCAAGGATTCTCTGTATGCCCAGG GAAAGCGGCGTTATGACAGGAAGCAGAGTGGCTATGGTGGGCAAACTAAGCCGATTTTCCGGAAAAAG gctaaaactacaaagaagattGTGCTAAGGCTTGAGTGCGTTGAGCCCAACTGCAGATCTAAGAGAATGCTGGCTATTAAAAGATGCAAGCATTTTGAACTGGGAGGAGATAAGAAGAGAAAG GGCCAAGTGATCCAGTTCTAA